gcctcatgacttccgaaggaactcggctttcatcatgagacgtcatttttccttctactcccagggcagagtttgaatggtttgaatgattttttctggttagcgtttttttagcgagttgattttctacgggatggggtcgctaaccccatgcccaaccctcctcctttacccgggcttgggaccggcagtagcccctggaggagctacaggcggagtttatagGTCAATTGGAATTATGAGGTCAATAATCCgaataaatgtaaataacatAGGATGAGAAATATTCATAGAATTAAAAATCAGACCATATATACATAATTTTCCCTAACAGACCTTGCATGAATTTCAGCACTCAGCCTACTAAGACAACTTCTGGGGGTCACACAAACCAATACTTCTCAGCCGTGGTAAAAACAATTTTTCTCTATTAAGTGTTTAGAGTATAGAAGACTGATATTATATACGTGTAAACATTTGATAAACACCTGATAAATATATGACTTTTGTTTATCTTTCTGTtaaataaatgatgatttaGATACTACTTATTTGGAACAGTTTGCTGGTGTATATGACTAGTTTCTCTCTGTAGTTCCATCGATTTTACGAAATTCCCGTCTCTGTAAATCCCCGTAACTGACTCTTGACGCCGTTGATCAAGAGTGTATGTGTGGCTAAGCACTACAAGATAATACAAGGCGATATTCTGTGAAACCATATCGGGATTAAAAGACAcctcagtcagttagtcataaAGAACCTAAAACCCGAGACATTTATATATCGGTTTAAATCACCATGacaaattatcaagacaaatgtCAGAGTAGCAGAATTATTAGCAGCATCAACAGTAAGAGAAAATATTAGGCATAGAAAATATGACTCAGAAAAGAATGAGTCCGTGGGAAAAAAGTACAAGATCACTTCAAAACCCAAAATCCAAGGGAAGACAGAAAGTGAGTGAATCTGTTCCAACCACGGGTCACATTATCATGGACTTCAACCAAGTAGTCAGTATTACCTACATGGTTTAACCTAATAATCCATGACTTTATGGATTGATGTCAAATCTTGGCCACTCCTAGATTTATTAAAACATCCCTACATCAGCAAACATGCCTTGAAGGTACACCTCGGAATCTATCTTCTAGAAATCTTGTTCTCCAGACCAACCAGTGGTAATTACTTGGTTCGCTACACTAGGAACTTTAGACGATTCCCTACTAACTAATTAACCGGCTAAAATACTCAGCGCCGATTGGTATTTCACTTTGAAACAAGTATTTTAATTTACTAGTAGCCTGTAGGATTAGTCGAGTTAAGAAAGAAGATAAATGCTCACTAATATTATTGGATGGCTAACATAGTTTATCAGAAATTGACTGAGAAAATATGAGGTGTCACATGTCTAACACACGTTATAGGCACCTTATTCAATCAAGGTTGACAGCAACCAACCGATATCACTTAATATCCTTAACGTGATCTCTATAGTACTCACTCCATGCCATACATGATGAAATATTAATAACCTATGGATGCTTTCTGACTTCATGTGTCATGTTTTGCTGTTATGAAGTATTTTAGGACAAACTCTAGTAAGACAAGCATCTTGCACTAAAGATGATGTAAGTTAGGAAGAAACCGAGTCCACTGTATGTATGAACAGGGTTGATAGGGCTTGCAAAATATTTGCAGCAGTCAACATCCAGTAATTCACTCTATATGGTTGAATTAAACATTGATACATGCTAGTCCAGAAACAACAAACTGTAGTTCAATGGATAGAAATGAAACTTAAGTATTCCCGCATTGTTACTTGAAGCGTTCACAAAACTATGGATTGTCAAAGTCCTTGACAAACAGGATTACGCCAAGTGCAGATTCAAGGTGAATGAGTTTCCTAAAAGTAGATAACTCCCAGTAAAGTCAGACAGTGAGTTATATCCACGATAAAAAGTAGATAAAAATGAGGAGAGTTAACTACCCTGATAAATGCCAGAGCTCGATTATAGTTCGATAGTTCGAATTTTGTATTTGATTTTGTTTATCCGAACAAAAACGAAAACACCTTGGTTTAAAGATACCCATCGTTTGAATTCAATTACCAGATATAACAGACATACATGATTGACAAACTTTCGACCTATTCGTTATTTGCGAGATATCGAAGTGTGCAGATTTGTACGTATAACCTCGGATGATCATATATGAACATGTATAAACACACAAAACTAAATAGTCCAAATAAACCACAATCAGAAAATTATCCAGATTACAATATGTTAAACTAAGATAGAAACCACCAAGTagctatgaaaataaattcttttatttacaagatatttgtatttatttttgtaCAAAGTTAGTAATCAGATTTTAATTTTGCTTGAACAAGCGTAACAAGACGACGAGCAACTTCTGGATGCAATAAACGAGCGATGCGGTTACGAGATTTACTACCCGAAGAATCATTATTGATACTAGTTTCGAATTCCAGCTGatactcatcatcatcatcgtcattttGTTGATCAGCTGACCAACTGGCTTCGCATGCAGTAAGAACACTTGTTTCCCATACTGGCATTCCATTATGTGTAAGAGCTAAAATGCAATTACGCACACGACAAACTGCAATGCGTTCAGCTAATAATTCCGATTCATTAGCTGTATTTAAATCTGCTTCAACTGGAGCCGATAAGCCAAGACCAATATCCATAGCTCTTGCTGGACCTGTCCAAATATATCCATTACAGCCAAGTATGAGGCCAACAGAAATAACTTCATTAGATATTGTTATAGGACCATCAAGTGTATCCATTCTTGGGATCGCTAGACGATGACGATGTATTTTTTGACGTTTAATAAGACTAGGAGGAATACGCAGAAGACAGCCACCTCCCAGTTTGCCTGTCCTGGTACCCGGCATATGAAGTTGTAATGTTCCATCTTTGTAAACTTCATGAACTTCAGCGACAATGAGGTCACCCTCCTGAAAAAACGCAAAGATGTATCGAAAAATACCAACGTAAAAATCAATACTATGAATACACACTGATGAGTTAAAAAGTTGCTGAAACACAATGTCTATTAAAGACTTCAGTTAcctaattttcatatatatatatatatagtagtagTACTTCTAGTCAAATGTCTCTAGCTTCGAATAAACCATAAAGCGTTTAAATCTCGGATCGAGACAATGTTAAACACTGTTAAACAAGCATAATGATTTGTGTTTGTATATTTGctgaaaaaataaatttttacggGACTTACCATAAAAAGTACTTTCAAAGATAAAAAGGATTAATGGGTTGTTATAAACACTGTAAGGACATACGAAGTATACCTAACAACAATTTTAATTACAGATGCATCTTAAGTAATAAGGATACAAAAACAACCACTATTCAAACAGTCGTCATTGTAGTCGTCGAATTTAAAGTACCAGCCTTTATCAAGCATAGTTTAGGTTAATAAGCAAAATGCTTAAGCTAGAAAATTGCTAAAATTTCTCGGAGAGACTGATACATTTTAGAACCGAAGTTCCAGTGGTCATCTTCATACCAATAGACTCCAGGTTCATTGTCTTCACAGACAAAAATAGTCGAACTGATGGGATAAAATTACAAGTCATAAGGATTCAAATGAAACTAATGGTCAATTTATTTACCAGCAAAACATCCCCATACTCAACAATTATAAGGTAAGCTCATACCTTCATGAAAGAACGCATAGCCCGTTCATCATCTTCAGATTTCCGACGAAGTTCACCACCAGGTAGTTTCACATTAGCCAAGGCTAGATTGGCTAGAAGAGCAGAGTTGACATCAACACGCCAGCGACGTTGTTCAACCTTAAATAACCAAGTGAAGGAAAACGGTATATACTTTGTTTCACATGACGTTATACTCATATGTACATTAAAAATCCTGCAAAATAGTGATTATCCATGACGATATCACCCATCACATAGACAGCAACCTCATAACTAATGAACTATATACGAGAATATGGAATCAGTCAGAATTATCACACTAAAGTTAACTTACAGAAACTTAAAAAGTAGATAACTTACTAGTATTGTTAGACAAACAGAACATTCGATGAAGACGCCccaaaaatttatttacatacaGTCTATTACTTTCCACTAAAATTTGTGAAACATTTACTCACTCCTTGCTGTACTGTAcactttaaattttttttatgcaCTTCTTTTTTACCTTCACTGTTTCAAGTTTTAACTACTCGTGTTTTTATACTACTGATCCCTTCTAGTACTTTTTTCCTAACATGTCAGTAGTATTTTGTATTTGAAAACAAGCTGTTTACACGCAGGGCTATAGGAAAAAACTTACTGGTATCACAGGATTATGTTGAGCTAACACTAGCATGAAGACGCCAGAGAATCGCTTGTAGTTTTTACTAGCTTAGAAGCTTTGAATTAAACTTACTCATAGAACTTGATATTTATCAGACGTAATGTTTATTTCTATCCTATGAGTAGAAATATAGATCTTTTTAAATGTTAAGCGGTACTACGTGACTGGCTCTGACTTATGCAAATAGAGgatttgaaatatatttcacGAGACAAGGTAGAATTTACTAATGTGAGCAAAGTACCTTAGAACCAGCTACTCAATTACTTAATGATGGATAATCAGAACAATGAAACTACTGGATTCCCTCTAGTTGATTAACGCTAGAAAAAACCGACGCACTTGGTGTGACGTGACAAAGATATATTTGTGGATCACTTCAATAAAGTCATGAAACTAACCTCTACAATGCGGCCCACTACAGTATCTCCAACATTGCCAAAGTACCGAGCCTTCGGTGGCTCTACATATACGAGTTTATTGACTATCCTAACACGCCCAGTTAGAGAAGTGTGTATATTGCCTGCCTGTATCCCTGGATCTCCATTAACA
Above is a genomic segment from Schistosoma mansoni, WGS project CABG00000000 data, supercontig 0137, strain Puerto Rico, whole genome shotgun sequence containing:
- a CDS encoding rrp4, putative, yielding MLVLAQHNPVIPVEQRRWRVDVNSALLANLALANVKLPGGELRRKSEDDERAMRSFMKEGDLIVAEVHEVYKDGTLQLHMPGTRTGKLGGGCLLRIPPSLIKRQKIHRHRLAIPRMDTLDGPITISNEVISVGLILGCNGYIWTGPARAMDIGLGLSAPVEADLNTANESELLAERIAVCRVRNCILALTHNGMPVWETSVLTACEASWSADQQNDDDDDEYQLEFETSINNDSSGSKSRNRIARLLHPEVARRLVTLVQAKLKSDY